A part of Jiangella alba genomic DNA contains:
- a CDS encoding cation:proton antiporter — translation MAETTTLLIEIGALLLGMGLLGRLAGRAGVSPIPFYLLAGLAFGQGGLLPLSASEEFFEVGSEVGVILLLLMLGLEYSAGELVTNIRRSALSGLYDALLNALPGAAFALLMGWGPVAAVALAGVTWVSSSGVIAKVLRDLGRLNNRETPVVLSVLVIEDLVMAFYLPVLSTLVIGAGLAEGARTLAIAVTAAVVILYLALRHGHAISTLFSPRQREALLLGVLGLTMVVAGVAEQVNVSAAVGAFLVGIAISGPVAEHASELLTPLRDVFAAVFFIFFGLTTDPADIGPVLLPALALTVVTAATKVLTGWLAARRAGIAEPGRWRAGLALVPRGEFSVVIAGLAVSAGIEPTLAPLVTTYVLLTVVLGPLLARLPDTPWFRDVVRRRVLNRGRGRVQRHR, via the coding sequence ATGGCGGAGACCACCACCCTCCTGATCGAGATCGGTGCGCTCCTGCTGGGGATGGGGCTGCTGGGCCGGCTGGCCGGCCGCGCCGGGGTGTCGCCGATCCCGTTCTACCTGCTGGCCGGGCTGGCGTTCGGGCAGGGAGGTTTGCTGCCGCTGTCGGCCAGCGAGGAGTTCTTCGAGGTCGGCTCCGAGGTCGGCGTCATCCTGCTGCTGCTCATGCTGGGGCTGGAGTACTCGGCCGGCGAACTGGTCACGAACATCCGCCGCTCGGCGCTGTCCGGCCTGTACGACGCGCTGCTCAACGCGCTGCCGGGCGCGGCGTTCGCGCTGCTGATGGGCTGGGGCCCGGTGGCCGCCGTCGCGCTGGCGGGCGTGACGTGGGTGTCGTCGTCGGGCGTCATCGCGAAGGTGCTGCGCGACCTCGGCCGGCTGAACAACCGCGAGACCCCGGTGGTGCTGTCGGTGCTCGTCATCGAGGACCTGGTGATGGCGTTCTATCTGCCGGTGCTGTCGACGCTGGTGATCGGCGCCGGGCTGGCCGAGGGGGCGCGGACGCTGGCGATCGCCGTCACCGCGGCCGTGGTGATCCTGTACCTGGCGCTGCGGCACGGCCACGCGATCTCGACGCTGTTCTCGCCACGTCAGCGGGAGGCGCTGCTGCTGGGCGTGCTCGGGCTGACGATGGTGGTGGCCGGCGTCGCCGAGCAGGTGAACGTGTCGGCCGCCGTCGGGGCGTTCCTGGTCGGTATCGCGATCTCCGGCCCGGTGGCCGAGCACGCGTCGGAGCTGCTGACGCCGCTGCGCGACGTGTTCGCGGCGGTGTTCTTCATCTTCTTCGGGCTGACGACCGATCCCGCCGACATCGGGCCGGTGCTGCTGCCGGCGCTGGCGCTGACCGTCGTCACTGCGGCGACGAAGGTGCTCACCGGGTGGCTGGCGGCCCGGCGCGCCGGCATCGCCGAGCCGGGACGGTGGCGGGCCGGGCTGGCGCTGGTGCCGCGGGGCGAGTTCTCCGTCGTGATCGCCGGGCTGGCCGTCAGCGCCGGCATCGAGCCGACGCTGGCGCCGCTGGTGACGACGTACGTGCTGCTGACGGTGGTGCTCGGGCCGCTGCTGGCGCGGCTGCCGGACACGCCGTGGTTCCGTGACGTGGTGCGGCGGCGGGTGCTCAACCGAGGTCGGGGACGAGTACAGCGGCACCGCTGA
- a CDS encoding TrkA C-terminal domain-containing protein: MAVRIEQVDLPGIGVRHDVLTESGRRVSVLTQRSGERTLAVFDVDDPDSCRDPITLTDDEAETLAGLLGASVVLGQLAALRDHAAGLYTEQIAVTAGSPFAGRALGDTRARTRTGASIVALLRDGAVQPSPGPDAPLRAGDLLVAVGTREGLDALTRLVADGAN; the protein is encoded by the coding sequence GTGGCGGTGCGCATCGAACAGGTCGACCTGCCGGGCATCGGGGTGCGACACGACGTGCTCACCGAGTCCGGGCGCCGGGTCAGTGTCCTGACGCAACGTTCCGGCGAGCGCACGCTGGCCGTCTTCGACGTCGACGACCCCGACTCCTGCCGCGACCCCATCACGCTCACCGACGACGAAGCCGAGACGCTGGCCGGGCTGCTGGGCGCGTCCGTCGTGCTCGGCCAGCTGGCCGCGCTGCGCGACCACGCCGCCGGGCTGTACACCGAGCAGATCGCCGTCACCGCCGGGTCGCCGTTCGCCGGTCGCGCGCTCGGCGACACCCGGGCCCGCACCCGCACCGGCGCGTCCATCGTCGCGCTGCTCCGCGACGGCGCCGTTCAGCCGTCGCCGGGGCCGGACGCGCCACTGCGCGCCGGCGACCTCCTGGTCGCGGTCGGCACCCGCGAGGGCCTCGACGCGCTGACCCGCCTCGTCGCCGACGGCGCGAACTGA
- a CDS encoding MmcQ/YjbR family DNA-binding protein yields MYTDDDPYLDELRAICLRFPESAEVEAWGRPTFRAGKKMFAVFEGNDDHPFAVIFKPDAADRPALVQDPRFYVPAYYGPSGWLALDFTAADVDWTEVGELLDGSYRQVALQRMLKALDAR; encoded by the coding sequence ATGTACACCGACGACGACCCGTACCTCGACGAGCTGCGCGCCATCTGCCTGCGCTTCCCCGAGTCGGCCGAGGTGGAGGCGTGGGGCCGGCCGACGTTCCGGGCGGGGAAGAAGATGTTCGCCGTCTTCGAGGGCAACGACGACCACCCGTTCGCGGTGATCTTCAAGCCCGACGCCGCCGACCGGCCGGCCCTGGTCCAGGACCCGCGCTTCTACGTGCCCGCCTACTACGGCCCCAGCGGCTGGCTGGCCCTCGACTTCACCGCTGCCGACGTCGACTGGACGGAGGTCGGCGAGCTGCTGGACGGCTCGTACCGGCAGGTCGCGCTGCAGCGCATGCTCAAGGCGCTGGACGCCCGCTGA
- a CDS encoding VOC family protein: MTQPRFNAIGLAVADMGRSLEFYRALGLDVPDGAEDAPHAEIPLAPGVRLLLDTHASIAGFDPGFTPPSGGSGSLAFDCGDPAGVDAAYERMIAAGAASHLAPWDAFWGQRYAVVQDPDGNGVDFYAALPGATPPGS; encoded by the coding sequence ATGACACAGCCACGTTTCAACGCCATCGGCTTGGCGGTCGCCGACATGGGCCGCTCGCTGGAGTTCTACCGCGCGCTCGGCCTCGACGTCCCCGACGGCGCGGAGGACGCGCCGCACGCCGAGATCCCGCTCGCGCCGGGCGTGCGGCTGCTGCTCGACACGCACGCGTCGATCGCCGGGTTCGACCCCGGCTTCACTCCGCCGTCGGGCGGCAGCGGCAGCCTCGCCTTCGACTGCGGCGACCCGGCCGGCGTCGACGCGGCGTACGAGCGAATGATCGCCGCCGGCGCCGCGAGCCACCTCGCGCCGTGGGACGCGTTCTGGGGGCAGCGCTACGCCGTCGTGCAGGACCCGGACGGCAACGGCGTCGACTTTTATGCCGCGCTGCCGGGCGCTACGCCACCAGGGTCGTGA
- a CDS encoding helix-turn-helix domain-containing protein, translating into MYRERPSTIAHAVVWSSTVTTDEEHRVLPDGCLDLLWSGGRLVVAGPDTVAHLASWRAGTPFVGLRLSAGVGPRVLGLPAHELRDQRVPLDALWPGAEVRRLAEQLAEAAEAAEMAADGRAGPAARITGSEAAAIAEATDPGALLEAAGRLADGRPAAPGARLEARRRPGNTSPPDPGALLEAARRFADGRPADPGALLEAVAVRRLGEGAPADPVVERVAWRLGQGAAVGDVAREVGLSARQLHRRSLDAFGYGPKTLSRILRLHRALELGRSGAPAADAAYAAGYADQAHLSREARSLSGVTLTTLVA; encoded by the coding sequence ATGTATCGCGAGCGACCATCCACCATCGCGCACGCGGTGGTCTGGTCGTCGACGGTCACGACGGACGAGGAGCACCGGGTGCTGCCCGACGGCTGCCTCGACCTGCTCTGGTCCGGCGGCCGGTTGGTGGTGGCCGGGCCCGACACCGTCGCGCACCTCGCGTCGTGGCGGGCCGGCACGCCGTTCGTCGGGCTGCGGCTCAGCGCCGGAGTCGGGCCGCGGGTGCTCGGGCTGCCGGCGCACGAGCTGCGCGACCAGCGGGTGCCCCTCGACGCGCTCTGGCCCGGCGCAGAGGTGCGCCGGCTGGCCGAACAACTGGCCGAAGCCGCCGAGGCAGCGGAGATGGCGGCGGACGGGCGGGCCGGACCAGCGGCCCGGATCACCGGGAGCGAGGCAGCCGCGATCGCCGAAGCGACCGACCCCGGTGCGCTGCTGGAAGCCGCCGGCCGGCTCGCTGACGGGCGGCCGGCCGCCCCAGGCGCGCGACTGGAGGCCAGACGCAGACCCGGCAACACGTCGCCGCCCGACCCGGGCGCGCTGCTGGAAGCCGCCCGCCGGTTCGCCGACGGCCGGCCCGCCGACCCGGGCGCGCTGCTGGAGGCCGTCGCCGTGCGGAGGCTGGGTGAGGGGGCGCCCGCCGATCCCGTCGTCGAGCGGGTGGCGTGGCGGCTGGGGCAGGGCGCCGCCGTCGGCGACGTCGCCCGGGAGGTGGGCCTGAGCGCCCGCCAGCTGCACCGCCGCAGCCTCGACGCGTTCGGGTACGGGCCGAAGACGCTGTCGCGCATCCTGCGGCTGCACCGCGCGCTCGAACTGGGCCGCTCCGGCGCGCCGGCCGCCGACGCCGCCTATGCGGCCGGGTACGCCGACCAGGCGCACCTGTCCCGCGAGGCGCGTTCGCTGTCCGGCGTCACGCTCACGACCCTGGTGGCGTAG
- a CDS encoding AraC family transcriptional regulator, protein MRPALEHIGTTGGLSWKRYLYRSAAFAFSWHFHPEIELTLITSGTGTRYAGDGIEPYDPGQLTLLGAGVPHAFVSAAPGDNEAVVIHFRADFLGPGLFNVPEFAAVGALLDAAGRGLELAASDDLVRRIVALTELNGADGTLGLLDVLVRLADGAPGRPLASTGYRSPDRPDSRRRMDDVFGYLHERYGEPIALDDVAAVAHLSPAAFSRFFRRATGRTFTAYLTELRVGAACRLLSESDRAVADIAASCGFGNLSNFNRRFRELKAMTPREYRAAFT, encoded by the coding sequence ATGCGACCCGCCCTCGAGCACATCGGCACCACGGGCGGCCTGTCGTGGAAGCGCTACCTGTACCGCAGCGCCGCGTTCGCCTTCAGCTGGCACTTCCATCCGGAGATCGAGCTGACGCTGATCACGTCCGGCACCGGCACCCGGTACGCGGGCGACGGCATCGAACCGTACGACCCCGGCCAGCTGACGCTGCTCGGCGCGGGCGTGCCGCACGCGTTCGTGTCGGCGGCGCCGGGCGACAACGAGGCGGTCGTCATCCACTTCCGGGCGGACTTCCTCGGCCCCGGACTCTTCAACGTGCCGGAGTTCGCGGCGGTGGGTGCGCTGCTGGACGCGGCCGGGCGCGGCCTGGAACTGGCCGCCTCGGACGACCTCGTGCGGCGCATCGTCGCGCTGACGGAGCTGAACGGCGCCGACGGCACGCTCGGCCTGCTGGACGTCCTGGTCCGGCTGGCCGACGGCGCGCCCGGGCGGCCGCTGGCCAGCACCGGCTACCGCTCGCCGGACCGGCCCGACAGCCGCCGTCGGATGGACGACGTCTTCGGCTACCTGCACGAACGGTACGGCGAGCCGATCGCCCTCGACGACGTCGCCGCCGTCGCGCACCTGTCGCCGGCCGCGTTCAGCCGGTTCTTCCGCCGCGCGACCGGCCGCACGTTCACCGCCTACCTGACGGAGTTGCGCGTCGGCGCCGCGTGCCGGCTACTCTCCGAGAGCGACCGCGCCGTCGCCGACATCGCCGCGTCCTGCGGGTTCGGCAACCTCTCGAACTTCAACCGGCGCTTCCGCGAGCTCAAGGCGATGACACCGCGGGAGTACCGCGCCGCCTTCACCTGA
- a CDS encoding phytanoyl-CoA dioxygenase family protein, protein MTTSTALDTPYDLAADQISAFDRDGFVHLSGVLDPEVVRHYEPEITEKVIELNTMHLPMEERSTYNKAFLQVGNLWQHSELVKELVFSQRLAKIAADLLGVEGVRLYHDQALYKEPAGGITPWHADQYYWPFSSDRSCTIWLPLQETPLEMGPLSFAAGSHRFEHGRDLPISDESEVALQAALAEQNLPVVNEPFALGDASYHLGWTFHHAGPNVGVDPRRVMTVIYIDADMVVAEPVNDHQVGDLAASLPGVRPGEVAASPMNPVLYRR, encoded by the coding sequence ATGACCACGTCGACCGCTCTCGACACGCCGTACGACCTCGCGGCGGACCAGATCTCCGCGTTCGACCGGGACGGCTTCGTCCACCTGTCCGGCGTGCTCGACCCGGAGGTCGTCCGGCACTACGAGCCAGAGATCACCGAGAAGGTGATCGAGCTGAACACCATGCATCTGCCGATGGAGGAGCGCTCGACGTACAACAAGGCGTTCCTGCAGGTCGGCAACCTGTGGCAGCACAGCGAGCTGGTGAAGGAGCTCGTGTTCTCGCAGCGGCTGGCCAAGATCGCCGCCGACCTCCTCGGCGTCGAGGGCGTGCGGCTGTACCACGACCAGGCGCTGTACAAGGAGCCCGCCGGCGGCATCACCCCGTGGCACGCCGACCAGTACTACTGGCCGTTCTCGAGCGACCGCAGCTGCACCATCTGGCTGCCGCTGCAGGAGACGCCGCTTGAGATGGGTCCGCTGTCGTTCGCCGCCGGCAGCCACCGGTTCGAGCACGGCCGCGACCTGCCCATCAGCGACGAGTCCGAGGTCGCGCTGCAGGCCGCGCTCGCCGAGCAGAACCTGCCCGTCGTCAACGAGCCGTTCGCCCTCGGTGACGCCAGCTACCACCTCGGCTGGACCTTCCACCACGCCGGCCCCAACGTCGGCGTCGACCCTCGCCGCGTCATGACCGTCATCTACATCGACGCGGACATGGTCGTGGCCGAGCCGGTCAACGACCACCAGGTCGGCGACCTCGCCGCCTCCCTCCCGGGCGTCAGGCCGGGCGAGGTGGCGGCCAGCCCGATGAACCCGGTGCTCTACCGGCGCTGA
- a CDS encoding isocitrate lyase/PEP mutase family protein, with protein sequence MTTLRDTAERFGALHRPRSPLLLPNAWDPLSARLVEAAGAAAVATTSAGVAWALGTADGDQIDRDSVLTLTSRVVSAVGVPVTADVESGFGATPAEVGVTFEGVLATGAVGANIEDVHPSDPSALRDPAEQAERLAAARSATDAAGVPFYLNARVDTYLRGVGDPATRLADTVSRARAYLAAGASGIFVPGVVDVPTLTRLTAEIDGPVNVLAGPSAPPVRELAAAGAARISLGSSVAAAAYAVAQRAARELFDDGTYTALEGGLAYGELNTLMS encoded by the coding sequence ATGACGACTCTTCGCGACACCGCCGAGCGGTTCGGTGCGCTGCATCGGCCCAGGTCCCCGCTGCTGCTGCCGAACGCCTGGGATCCTCTGAGCGCTCGGCTGGTCGAGGCCGCCGGCGCCGCGGCGGTGGCCACCACCAGCGCCGGAGTGGCGTGGGCGCTCGGCACGGCCGACGGCGACCAGATCGACCGCGACAGCGTGCTGACCCTCACCAGTCGCGTCGTGTCGGCGGTCGGCGTCCCCGTCACCGCCGACGTCGAGAGCGGGTTCGGCGCCACGCCCGCCGAGGTCGGCGTCACCTTCGAGGGCGTGCTGGCCACGGGCGCCGTCGGGGCCAACATCGAGGACGTCCACCCCAGCGATCCCAGCGCGCTGCGCGACCCCGCCGAGCAGGCCGAGCGCCTGGCCGCGGCCCGGTCCGCCACCGACGCCGCGGGCGTGCCGTTCTACCTCAACGCCCGGGTCGACACCTACCTTCGCGGCGTCGGCGACCCCGCCACCCGTCTCGCCGACACCGTGTCCCGGGCGCGTGCCTACCTCGCCGCCGGTGCGTCCGGCATCTTCGTCCCCGGTGTCGTCGACGTGCCCACGCTCACCCGCCTGACCGCGGAGATCGACGGGCCGGTTAACGTCCTCGCCGGGCCGTCCGCCCCGCCGGTGCGCGAGCTCGCCGCCGCCGGAGCCGCCCGCATCAGTCTCGGCTCGTCCGTCGCCGCGGCCGCCTACGCGGTGGCCCAGCGGGCGGCGCGCGAGCTGTTCGACGACGGCACGTACACCGCGCTGGAGGGAGGGCTCGCCTACGGAGAACTGAACACGCTGATGTCCTGA